The DNA segment GAAGGCACGGTCGTAAATTCCGACGGCTACGTGCTCCAGCCGCAGATGACCATCCCCGCCGACGCCACGCAGATATCGGTAGGCACCGACGGCACCGTCTCGGTGCTCCAGCCCGGCAATACCGAGATGGCGCAGGTCGGCCGCATCGAGCTAGCCAACTTCATCAATCCCGCAGGCCTGCACTCTATGGGCGACAACCTCTACCTGCCGACGGGTTCTAGCGGCGAGGTCGTAGTCGGCACGGCTGGTCTTGACGGTCTAGGCACGATCAGGCAGGGGTTTGTCGAGATGAGTAACGTCCAGCTGGTAGAGGAGATGACCGACCTCATCACGGGTCAGCGCGCATACGAAGCAAACTCAAAGGCGATCACGACGAGCGATGATATGCTCTCGATCGTAAATAGTCTAAAGAGATAACCTAAAATAGGCTAAATTTGCCGCCTGGTTTGGGATTTGTTTTGCAAATTTGACGAACCGGGCGGCTTTTTAAATTTACGTAATTAAAACAGCCGAATTTGAGCTAAATTTTGGCCGTTTTCGTAATGACCCTTGTTTGTTCGGGATTTTGTAGTTATCGCAACTCAGTGTTATCGCAGCCCGGTTGAAAGCCCATATCGCAAGCTTTAGAGTATAGTTTGATAGCTTTTTTACAGTCCTGTTTTACGCCTCGACCGTTAGTGTATAAAACCCCGAGTGTATAGCAACCTATTGGACTTCCCATATCGCAAGCTTTTAAAAACAGCTCGCTAGCTTTTTTGTAGTCTTGTATTACGCCTTGACCTTTTTCGTATGAAACTCCGAGATTATGGCAACCATTTGCATATCCCATCTCGCAAGCTTTAGAGTATAGCTCGCTGGCTTTTTTACTGTCCTGTTTTACGCCTTGACCTTCGGTATATGAAACCCCAAGATTATGGCAGCCCATCTCATCTCCCATATCGCAAGCTTTAGAGTATAACTCGCTGGCTTTTTTACTGTCCTGTTTTACGCCTCGACCGTTAGTGTATGAAACTCCGAGATTATAGCAACCATTTGCATTTCCCATCTCGCAAGCTTTTAAAAACAGCTCGCTAGCTTTTTTGTAGTCTTGTATTACGCTTCGACCGTTATTATATGAAATTCCAAGATTATAGCAACCGTTTGCATTTCCCATCTCGCAAGCTTTAGAGTATAGCTCGCTAGCTTTTTTATGGTCTTGTTTTACGCCTTGACCTTTTCCGTATAAAACCCCGAGATTATAGCAACCATCTGCATATTCCATATCGCAAGCCTTGCCGAAATATTTTTCGGCTGCTTTTTTATCTTGGCTTACGCCTTGACCGCTATTATATAAAACACCGAGATTATAGCAACCATCTGCATATTCCATCTCGCAAGCTTTAGAGTATAGTTCGCCGGCTTTTTTGTAGTCTTGTCTTACGCCTTTACCTTCAGCGTATAAAATCCCGAGCGTATAGCAACCGTCCGCATATTCCATATCGCAAGCTTTTAAAAACAGCTCGCTAGCTTTTTTATAGTCCTGTTTTACGTCTCGACCTTCAGCGTATAAAACCCCGAGTGTATAACAACCTATTGCATTTCCTATCTCGCAAGCCTTGCCGAAATATTTTTCGGCTGCTTTTTTATCTTGGCTTACGCCTTGACCGCTATTATATAAAATCCCGAGATTATAGCAACCATTTGCATTTCCCATCTCGCAAGCTTTAGAGTATAGTTCGCCGGCTTTTTTGTAGTTCTGTTTTACGCCTCTACCTTCAGCGTATAAAATCCCGAGTGTATAGCAGCCTATTGCATTTCCCATATCGCAAGCTTTAGAGTATAGCTCTCTATCTTTTTTGTAGTCCTGTCCTATGCCTTGACCGTTATCGTATAAAAATCCAATATAATCGCAACTGATCGTATTACCGCCGTCGCAAGCTTTTTGCAATACCCTTATATCCTCGACCGCTCCAAACAAAATCGCCGCGCAGGCTATGGTCATAACTACTTTTTTCATAAATTTAATCCTATAAAAAATTTATCGCTATTTTATAAAATTCGTCATTAAAACAAAAGTAATTTTGTGACAAACGGTAGCGAAATCGAAGCGAGCTAAATTTGTGCGCCGCCAAATTCGCTCAAATTTACCGCCCAAACGCCATAAAGCCATGCAAGCTTGCCGTGCCGCTTTGGCTCAAATTTACCGATGAAAAGCCGAACAAAATGCTTTGCTAAATTTGCGCATTCGCTTCACGGTCGTCTATCGCAGGCCTTGAGGTCTCCTAGCTCGCAGGCTTTGTCTAGATATTTCATCGCCGTTTTTATGTCTTGCCCTACGCCAAGGCCGCCCTCGTGGAGCTCGGCCAGATCGTAGCAGCCGTTGCCGCTATCTATCTCGCAAGTCTTAGTAAAAATCTCCGCAGCCTTTTCGTAGCTTTGCGCCACGCCGCGGCCGTCTCTATAAAAAGCCCCGAGAAATGCGCAGCCAATGGGGCTTTTAAGCTCGCATGTTTTGTCGTAGAGCTTCGCGGCTTTTGCGTAGTCGCGCGCGCCGACTAGGATCTTGATCTCGCTCTCGGCGAGATATGGCACGCTCTCGCACGCGTCCGCCTTCATAAAACAAGATGCTGCCTTTGGGTAGCTCGACGTATTTTGACGCGGCTTTCATCTGCTCGATGCGCGCGGCGTCCAGCTAGCTAAATATATCAAATTTCTGCATTTTTGGTTCTTTGGGGCGGTTATACGAAAATTTGGCTTTGTGCTACATATATGGTTTATTTGCGGCAAGGTCTAGCTTATAATACGCCCGAGTTTTATAAAAGAAAATCAAATTTAAAGGAAAAACAATGATAAAAGCTTATTTACAGATTGCTCTTTACGTCAAAAACACAGGCACAGGCGTTTTACGCCAAATACAAAGAGTCGTTTTTAAAGACTGTCGCGGGCGCAAAATCAAAAGAACTTTTGGTGCGCGATGAGGACGTGCAGGCGCTTCACGGCTTTGACAGCGTAGGGCTCGCAAACGCGTATCTAAAAACCGAATTTTTTGAAAAAGACGTCGTGCGCGAGCTTGGCCCGCTGCTTGAGAAGGCTTCTCAGATCAGGATCTACGCGGTGGCTTAAATTTGATTTAGCTCGCGTCGGCGCTGGGTTGGTGCGGGCTAAATTTGGCTCTAAAGGCGGCGCAAAATTTCTTAAATTTAGCCGTCTCCTTTTGCGTTTTTGTCCTACCGACTCGCGGCTAAAAATTTCCCCGCCTTTATCCAAATTTTTTAAAATTTTAGTTATCATAGGGCTTTTATTAAGGAAAATTTTTGTCATTCAGTTACGTTTTTAAGCTTAGCGTTCCGATATTTATGGGTTATTTTCCCCTCGGCGTCGCCTTTGGGATCTTAGCTAAAAGTATGGGCGTTAGCGCATTTATCGCCATAGCGCTTAGCACGCTAGCATACGGCGGCGCGGCGCAGTTTATGATGCTATCGCTTTTTAGTGCGGGCACGGGACTTTTTGAAGTTTTTATCGTGAGCTACCTCGTAAATTTACGTCATACTTTTTACGAGCTGGCGCTTTTAAAAGAGTATAAAGACCTCAAATTTCGCCTTTTTAATATCGCGACTCTCACGGACGAAACTTTTGCGATATTTAAGGCGCTTAAGACCTTGGACGCGGCGGAGCGCAGCTATGTTTTTACGCGGCTAAATTTGCTCTCGTGGCTCTACTGGGCGGCGGGAACGGCGGTCGGATGCCTAGCCGGCGGACTGATAAAAGTCGATACGAGCGGGCTTGAGTTTAGCTTAACCGCGCTTTTTATCGTGATCGTGATGGAGATGTTTAAAAACGATAAAAACTATAAGGTGCTGGGCGCGGCGTGCTTTTTCGGGGTCGCCGGCGTAGCGCTCATACCTGCAAAAGCGATGCTGGTAGGCTCGATGGCGCTTTGCTTTATTTTTATTTTAGTTTTTAAGGATAAGATTTGATAAGCGTAAATTCTAGCGAGTGGGCGATATTCGCCGCCGTGTTGCTAAGCGCGTTTGCAACCTTTTTGACGCGCGCCGCGCCGTTTTACGTTATAAAAAACTATAAGCCTAGTCCGTGGCTTAGTGCCGTGGAGCGACATATGGGACTGATGATAATGGTCGTCTTGGTCTGCTACGGCCTAAAAGAGGTCAAATTTGACGTTTATCCATACGGACTAAATGAAGCGGCGGCGGTGCTAAGCGCGTTTTTTATTCATCTGAAATTTAAAAACACCTTGCTTAGCATTGTGATTTCGACTGCGATATATATGGCTCTTGTTAGAGCTATTTAAGTTAAAATAAAAGTTAAGAATTAATAATAAATTTAAGAAACAAACGCTACAATCCTCGCAACATTTCAACACAAGGAGCAAACATGCGTTTTGTAGTAAAGGCGGTGCTTTTTATGCTTTTAGGGGCGACTTTGGCTTTTGCAAAGCCGACGATTTACATTTTGGCCACGGGCGGCACGATAGCCGGTAGCGGCTCGGGAGCTCTTGATACGAGCTATACGTCCGGAACCGTTACGGTCGATAAACTGATCGCCGCGGTGCCGGAAATCAACAAGATAGCGACCATCAAAGGCGAGCAGATCTCAAACATCGGCTCTCAAGAGATGAACAATGAAGTTTGGTTTAAGCTCGCAAACAGGGTAAATGAGCTACTAACTAGCGGCAAGGCCGACGGCATCGTTATCACGCACGGAACGGATACGATGGAGGAGACGGCGTATTTTCTAAATTTAGTCGTCAAAAGCGACAAGCCTATCGTTATGGTGGGCGCGATGAGAAACAGCGGTTCGCTAAGCGCGGACGGCCCTCTAAATATCTATAACGCCGTAAACGTCGCGATGTGCAAGAAAGCCGTAGGCAAGGGCGTGATGGTCGTGATGAACGACGAGATCCACGCGGCTAGAGAGGTGACTAAAACCAACACTACCGCGGTCGATACCTTTAAATCTCCAAACAGCGGCAAGATCGGCACCGTGTTTTACGGCAACGTCAAATTTTATATGAATCCGGTTCGCAAACACACCGTAAATTCGGCATTTGACATCACAAAGATCAAAGAGCTTCCAAGAGTCGATATCATCTACAGCCACTCAAACGACAACCCGGACTTTGTAAATTTAGCCGTCAAAAACGGAGCTAAAGGCATCATAAACGCCGGCATGGGTAACGGAAATCCATTCCCAAGCGCGCTTGAGGCTTTAGGCGAAGCGGTTAAAGGCGGCGTAGTAGTCGTGCGCGACTCCCGCGTAGGTAGCGGCGAGACCACGCTAAACGGCGAGGTGGACGACGGCAAATACGGCTTTTTAGCTAGCGACAACCTAAACGCGCAAAAAGCCAGAGTGCTTTTGATGCTTGCGCTTACGCAGACTACGGATAAGGCTAAGATCCAGGAGCTTTTCCTAACTCACTAAGCGCGCGGCGTCTCGCATTGCTATGCATCGTTGAATTTTACTTCGCTTCACTGCGACGGGCGATAAGCCCGCCTCATTCGCGAAGCAAAATTCGCCTCGCCTAGCTTTGCGATATTTGCGCTTTATTTTTGTGCGGTATCTCGCGAGCGCTTTTGAGAGAGCTAGTAAAATTTTGGCTCGATGAACTATGTGTTCTATCTGCGCCAAAATTTTACGTCGCAACTCTCTTCGCTTTGGCGTTACGAGCAGGGCGAAGTAAAAAATCATCTCGCGATATTTGCACTTATTTAATATTACGGCGGATTTGCTAAATTTATGGTCCGCCGTCTCTTTTATAAATTTTCTTTTTTGACTGCCTTTACGGCGACGAATTTATTTCAAATTTGAGCTCAAATTTAAGATATTTTATACCAAGCCTCGCTAAAATTCGCCTAGTTTGCATTACGAAAACCAGCGAAGCGACCCGAAGGGAGGTTTCTGTAAAGGGCGGTGCGGGTGGGGTTTGCCGGCGCAACTGCAAGCATACCTCATTTATGCGCTAACCGATTTGCCGCTTAAGCAAAACCGCATCATCGAGCGAGCTACGAAATCCTACTAACCGCCTAAAAAAGCGATCGCCCCTGACGGCCGCGCGGCAAAAAGCGCCTCATCCTCGCAAATCAGCCCTATAACGGCACGGACAACGCGTATAACGTATCGCGGCTAACCGAGACGCTAAAAAACGGAGGCGAAGAGGTTGGGTATTTTTGATGAACGACGCGGCGGATCCTCACGCAAAATAGCACGCAAAAGCCCGAAAACTACGGCTTTGATCTTGCGGCGAAACCAAAAGAGCTACACGCAAACGGCGTAGAGCTAGAAGTCCGTAGCAGCCGTCAAACTCGTCAAGCTTCACGGCGTCTTGTAAAAATTTACCGAGTGTTAAAATTTGCGTCAGCTACGAGGCTAGATGCGGTCTGCACGTTGGAAAGCCGTATTTTGATAGCAAGATAGGCGGCATAGATATCCTTGCTAGCTGGGTCGCGGAGTGTGATCAGGTGATGACGTTTTAGCTCGCATCTTGCGGCAAATTTGCCTTAAATTTGAGACTTTGTTTGATTTTAATTTAAGGAGCGAAAAATAGGAATGAGTGCGCACTACTACGCCTATGCGCAA comes from the Campylobacter rectus genome and includes:
- the flgG gene encoding flagellar basal-body rod protein FlgG; the protein is MMRSIYSAATGMIAQQTQIDVTSHNIANVNTIGYKKNRAEFADLMYQVMEYAGTATSATTKSPTGIEVGLGARPTAITKIFSQGYFKETSNNLDMVIAGNGFFQVQLPDGTTAYTRNGAFKLNSEGTVVNSDGYVLQPQMTIPADATQISVGTDGTVSVLQPGNTEMAQVGRIELANFINPAGLHSMGDNLYLPTGSSGEVVVGTAGLDGLGTIRQGFVEMSNVQLVEEMTDLITGQRAYEANSKAITTSDDMLSIVNSLKR
- a CDS encoding SEL1-like repeat protein; this encodes MKKVVMTIACAAILFGAVEDIRVLQKACDGGNTISCDYIGFLYDNGQGIGQDYKKDRELYSKACDMGNAIGCYTLGILYAEGRGVKQNYKKAGELYSKACEMGNANGCYNLGILYNSGQGVSQDKKAAEKYFGKACEIGNAIGCYTLGVLYAEGRDVKQDYKKASELFLKACDMEYADGCYTLGILYAEGKGVRQDYKKAGELYSKACEMEYADGCYNLGVLYNSGQGVSQDKKAAEKYFGKACDMEYADGCYNLGVLYGKGQGVKQDHKKASELYSKACEMGNANGCYNLGISYNNGRSVIQDYKKASELFLKACEMGNANGCYNLGVSYTNGRGVKQDSKKASELYSKACDMGDEMGCHNLGVSYTEGQGVKQDSKKASELYSKACEMGYANGCHNLGVSYEKGQGVIQDYKKASELFLKACDMGSPIGCYTLGVLYTNGRGVKQDCKKAIKLYSKACDMGFQPGCDNTELR
- a CDS encoding tetratricopeptide repeat protein translates to MKADACESVPYLAESEIKILVGARDYAKAAKLYDKTCELKSPIGCAFLGAFYRDGRGVAQSYEKAAEIFTKTCEIDSGNGCYDLAELHEGGLGVGQDIKTAMKYLDKACELGDLKACDRRP
- a CDS encoding AzlC family ABC transporter permease, which gives rise to MSFSYVFKLSVPIFMGYFPLGVAFGILAKSMGVSAFIAIALSTLAYGGAAQFMMLSLFSAGTGLFEVFIVSYLVNLRHTFYELALLKEYKDLKFRLFNIATLTDETFAIFKALKTLDAAERSYVFTRLNLLSWLYWAAGTAVGCLAGGLIKVDTSGLEFSLTALFIVIVMEMFKNDKNYKVLGAACFFGVAGVALIPAKAMLVGSMALCFIFILVFKDKI
- a CDS encoding branched-chain amino acid transporter permease — its product is MISVNSSEWAIFAAVLLSAFATFLTRAAPFYVIKNYKPSPWLSAVERHMGLMIMVVLVCYGLKEVKFDVYPYGLNEAAAVLSAFFIHLKFKNTLLSIVISTAIYMALVRAI
- a CDS encoding type II asparaginase; translated protein: MRFVVKAVLFMLLGATLAFAKPTIYILATGGTIAGSGSGALDTSYTSGTVTVDKLIAAVPEINKIATIKGEQISNIGSQEMNNEVWFKLANRVNELLTSGKADGIVITHGTDTMEETAYFLNLVVKSDKPIVMVGAMRNSGSLSADGPLNIYNAVNVAMCKKAVGKGVMVVMNDEIHAAREVTKTNTTAVDTFKSPNSGKIGTVFYGNVKFYMNPVRKHTVNSAFDITKIKELPRVDIIYSHSNDNPDFVNLAVKNGAKGIINAGMGNGNPFPSALEALGEAVKGGVVVVRDSRVGSGETTLNGEVDDGKYGFLASDNLNAQKARVLLMLALTQTTDKAKIQELFLTH